A section of the Sebastes fasciatus isolate fSebFas1 chromosome 21, fSebFas1.pri, whole genome shotgun sequence genome encodes:
- the LOC141760057 gene encoding myelin-associated glycoprotein-like yields the protein MVTAIVLLSVFLVSGALAFCPERTALFITAPKEMEALSGSCLQIPCNFRVKPEEKFNSTRTTFGMWMKNTTDFLNKPNDVILNSSRTDNIYPMSLTGDLSQKNCTTLFSSVNTDWYYFRIENGPFVATAPCDPLQIIVKDSPPKPSIEISGDLKENQSVTITCSAFTPCPHSPPELTWTLQQDPHNKIEENTDRTFTTKIQKTFTLSDEHDGFIITCSARYPVNEGKDVKTAEEKTTLNVSYAPKDTSVSISPSGLVSAGSLVNLTCSSRAKPPVNFTWFKTSKSGPIIVAEGDFYSFNVTSVTDIEDYYCVATNDLGNQTSRINNAESSVSSLQWGSALGGILVIILICFAICVWWFKSKRPQTQTQRGDELTLQMPASKTEEDIHYGEIDFSKRRPEPSSASEQDGGQQQDTLYAQVNVSETANSLRKAADVPEDLYAQVKKK from the exons atggtgacagccatcgtgttactgagcgtcttcttagtttcag gtgCTTTGGCTTTTTGTCCTGAAAGAACAGCCCTATTCATTACTGCACCAAAGGAGATGGAAGCACTGAGTGGATCTTGTCTGCAAATCCCATGTAACTTTAGAGTTAAACCAGAAGAGAAATTCAACAGCACAAGAACAACCTTTGGAATGTGGATGAAAAATACCACAGattttttaaacaaaccaaATGATGTGATTTTAAACAGTAGCAGGACGGATAATATCTATCCAATGAGTCTTACTGGAGACCTGAGTCAGAAAAActgcaccactttattttccagtGTAAACACAGACTGGTACTACTTCAGAATTGAGAATGGACCATTTGTGGCAACAGCTCCTTGTGATCCTCTTCAAATAATAGTCAAAG ATTCTCCTCCGAAGCCCAGCATTGAGATCTCAGGTGATCTGAAGGAGAATCAGTCTGTCACTAtaacctgctcagctttcactccctgtccacactcccctcctgaactcacctggacactccaacaagaccctcacaacaaaatagaggaaaacacagatcgaaccttcacaactaaaatccagaagaccttcactctgtcagacgaacatgatggattcatcatcacctgttcagccagatatcctgtaaatgaaggaaaagacgtcaagacagcagaggagaaaaCGACGCTCAATGTTTCAT atgctcccaaagacacctcagtgtccatcagtccatcaggtttggtgtcagcaggtagcctggtgaacctgacctgctccagcagagccaaGCCTCCCGTCAACTTCACCTGGTTCAAGACCAGCAAAAGCGGACCCATCATTGTAGCTGAAGGAGACTTTTACAGCTTCAATGTGACCTCTGTGACAGATATAGAAGATTATTACTGTGTGGCCACAAATGATCTCGGTAATCAGACATCACGGATtaataatgcag AGAGCTCTGTCAGCTCGCTACAGTGGGGTTCAGCTCTTGGAGGGATCCTTGTCATCATACTCATCTGCTTTGCTATCTGTGTTTG GTGGTTTAAATCGAAACGTCCACAAACTCAG ACTCAAAGAGGTGACGAGCTGACTCTTCAAATGCCAGCCagcaaaacagaagaagacatcCATTATGGAGAGATCGACTTCTCCAAGCGGAGACCTGAACCGTCCTCGGCCTCGGAGCAGGAcggtggacagcagcaggataCACTGTATGCACAGGTCAACGTGTCCGAGACAGCTAACAGCTTAAGAAAGGCTGCTGACGTCCCAGAGGATCTCTACGCTCAAGTGAAGAAAAAATGA